The genomic segment CGGCGGCGCTTCCTGGAGAACGGCTTGGACGGCCTGTGTGACGAGCCCAGGCCGGGTGTCCCGCGGAAGATTACCGACGCGGATGTGGAACGAGTGATCGTCAGGACGCTCGAGGAGACGCCGAAGAACGCAACGCACTGGTCGACCCGTTCCATGGCCGCAGCCACGGGCATGTCGCAGTCGACGGTCTCAAGGATCTGGCGGGCGTTCGCCCTGGCCCCGCACCGCTCGCAGACCTTCAAGCTTTCGACGGACCCGTTCTTCATCGACAAGGTCCGCGATGTCGTCGGCCTCTATCTCGATCCGCCGGAGAAGGCCCTGGTCCTCTGCGTGGACGAGAAGTCGCAGATCCAGGCCCTGGACCGGTCACAACCGGTGCTGCCGATGATGCCCGGCGTTCCAGAACGCCGCAGCCACGACTACATTCGCGCCGGCACCACGACGCTCTTCGCGGCACTCGAGGTCGCGACCGGCAAGGTGATCGGATCACTGCACCGCCGCCACCGGGCCATCGAGTTCAAGAAGTTCCTGGCCAAGCTCGACAAGGAAGTCCCGGCCGGGCTCCAGGTGCATCTGATCCTCGACAACTACGCGACCCACAAAACACCCGAGATCAAGAAGTGGCTGCTGGCCCACCCGCGCTTCCACCTGCACTTCACACCCACAAGTGCGTCGTGGCTGAACCTGGTCGAGCGGTGGTTCGCCGAGCTCACACAGAAGAAACTCAAGCGCGGAGTCCACCGCTCCGTCCAGGCCCTCGAACGCGACGTCCGAACCTGGCTGGCCGACTGGAACGACCAACCCCGGCCCTTCATTTGGACGAAGACCGCTGACGAGATCCTCGACAAGGTCGCCGCCTACTGCCACCGAATCTCTGACTCAGGTCACTAGGCCGTGTCTGACAAATAGCGGCGTCCGCCCGGAGGGCGGGGCCCGGGGCGTCTGGTGCGTGCGATCGCAAGGCGGAGGGTCGTCCTCGTACCGGGGTACGTGGATGAGCCCGACAACTGGGGGCACCTCCCAGCGGTAGCTGGGGGA from the Streptomyces sp. RKAG293 genome contains:
- a CDS encoding IS630 family transposase, with amino-acid sequence MSRPGPKIPPLLLTEPQRAVLEGWVRRRTTAQALAQRSRIVLECADGHSIMEVSRRLRIAPDTVRTWRRRFLENGLDGLCDEPRPGVPRKITDADVERVIVRTLEETPKNATHWSTRSMAAATGMSQSTVSRIWRAFALAPHRSQTFKLSTDPFFIDKVRDVVGLYLDPPEKALVLCVDEKSQIQALDRSQPVLPMMPGVPERRSHDYIRAGTTTLFAALEVATGKVIGSLHRRHRAIEFKKFLAKLDKEVPAGLQVHLILDNYATHKTPEIKKWLLAHPRFHLHFTPTSASWLNLVERWFAELTQKKLKRGVHRSVQALERDVRTWLADWNDQPRPFIWTKTADEILDKVAAYCHRISDSGH